A DNA window from Vigna angularis cultivar LongXiaoDou No.4 chromosome 1, ASM1680809v1, whole genome shotgun sequence contains the following coding sequences:
- the LOC108337150 gene encoding uncharacterized protein LOC108337150 isoform X2 yields the protein MNPQGDSSGTSPHLSIELLEKLLPSFLLAAENRQGNNELPLFPSANVPPRETFDVALGSNVPLSSSHAGTSQNPSSYIDLSLRLGPPNQGPVRSPAMNSCNIFAARHAVRMQGMHGQTNKRGFPDHALGDNHVGSMGQLALLAKRRATESHISASNYVNPSPPFSQMQQLFGKTTPVQVGQGGLKDKGKAIESSSSSSPYRQIGLPAQAYMQERLQYRPIGSPPLLHDLAHGPPPVAPGISMLPKLCPFLFEQRLDNENTKNAQNEKLDYADLQADMLLSDSESEEEEEETDEEDQEDDVLPAQDGNMTDDPLDDEGKYIIEPVGEGWSPAHRAIDGINYVIQSQFRGVFHSYGSIPLADRQEWFRMFKEKCTWDARHEQHIQKRFDSHCSKHLGDILSQVRNTRKKPQWMKVEDWIELLAYWDTPSFKNISARNKANRTSSKGRTDTGGYQDFTDVAKDLAKKFGREPYPDEFFLAANKYNYTGHWMDSCAPKTYEEYQLRLLKRQTQVGEASSSRVTQESRVDILNEVAKGKISGQVYGIADKAANLPTKATSLTQESGAPPSSSEASEEIDKAQQ from the exons ATGAATCCTCAAG GTGACTCATCTGGAACGAGCCCTCATCTATCGATTGAATTACTGGAGAAGCTGCTTCCTTCTTTTCTCCTCGCTGCGGAAAATAGGCAAGGGAATAACGAGCTTCCTTTATTTCCCTCTGCTAATGTTCCTCCTCGTGAAACTTTTGATGTAGCATTGGGATCCAATGTTCCGCTATCAAGTTCCCATGCTGGAACTTCTCAAAATCCTTCCAGCTATATTGATTTGTCATTAAGGCTAGGCCCTCCCAATCAGGGTCCTGTAAGATCTCCTGCTATGAATTCATGTAACATTTTTGCAGCAAGACATGCAGTGCGAATGCAGGGCATGCATGGACAAACCAACAAGAGAGGTTTTCCGGACCATGCTTTAGGAGATAATCATGTGGGTAGCATGGGTCAACTGGCATTACTGGCCAAACGACGTGCTACTGAGTCTCACATCAGTGCAAGCAACTATGTGAACCCATCACCACCATTTTCTCAGATGCAGCAACTATTCGGTAAAACTACACCCGTTCAAG TAGGACAAGGAGGTCTAAAAGATAAGGGGAAGGCAATTgagtcatcatcatcatcaagcCCCTATCGCCAGATAGGATTACCTGCTCAAGCATACATGCAAGAGCGTCTCCAGTATCGTCCAATAGGTTCTCCACCATTACTGCACGACCTCGCTCATGGACCACCACCTGTGGCACCAGGCATCTCCATGCTGCCAAAGCTGTGCCCTTTTTTATTTGAGCAGAGACTTGACAACGAGAACACAAAGAATGCTCAGAATGAGAAACTGGATTACGCTGATTTGCAGGCAGACATGCTTTTGAGTGACTCTGAAagtgaggaagaggaggaggaaacTGATGAGGAGGACCAAGAAGATGATGTTCTTCCTGCCCAAGATGGAAACATGACGGATGATCCTCTTGATGATGAAGGAAAGTACATCATAGAACCTGTTGGGGAAGG CTGGAGTCCTGCACATCGCGCAATTGATGGCATTAATTATGTCATTCAATCCCAGTTCCGAGGTGTCTTCCATTCCTACGGCTCTATCCCGTTAGCTGATAGACAAGAATGGTTTCGCATGTTCAAG GAAAAATGCACTTGGGATGCTCGCCATGAGCAACATATCCAGAAGAGATTTGATTCGCATTGCTCAAAACATCTTGGAGACATCCTTTCACAGGTGAGGAACACTAGGAAGAAGCCGCAGTGGATGAAAGTGGAAGATTGGATTGAGCTTCTGGCCTATTGGGATACCCCAAGCTTCAAGAACATTTCCGCCAGAAACAAGGCCAATCGGACCTCCAGCAAAGGTCGAACAGACACTGGGGGCTACCAGGATTTTACTGATGTGGCCAAAGATTTG GCCAAGAAGTTTGGTCGAGAGCCCTACCCTGATGAGTTTTTCTTGGCTGCAAACAAGTACAATTATACAGGCCATTGGATGGATAGTTGCGCTCCAAAGACATAT GAGGAGTATCAGCTTCGTCTTTTAAAACGACAGACCCAGGTTGGTGAGGCCTCCTCCTCCAGGGTAACACAGGAGAGTAGGGTTGACATATTGAATGAGGTTGCCAAAGGAAAAATCAGTGGTCAAGTTTATGGCATCGCAGACAAAGCTGCAAATCTCCCTACTAAGGCAACATCACTGACTCAAGAGTCTGGTGCTCCTCCTTCATCTAGCGAAGCTTCTGAGGAGATAGATAAAGCTCAGCAATAA
- the LOC108337150 gene encoding uncharacterized protein LOC108337150 isoform X1 produces the protein MNPQGDSSGTSPHLSIELLEKLLPSFLLAAENRQGNNELPLFPSANVPPRETFDVALGSNVPLSSSHAGTSQNPSSYIDLSLRLGPPNQGPVRSPAMNSCNIFAARHAVRMQGMHGQTNKRGFPDHALGDNHVGSMGQLALLAKRRATESHISASNYVNPSPPFSQMQQLFGKTTPVQALTVGQGGLKDKGKAIESSSSSSPYRQIGLPAQAYMQERLQYRPIGSPPLLHDLAHGPPPVAPGISMLPKLCPFLFEQRLDNENTKNAQNEKLDYADLQADMLLSDSESEEEEEETDEEDQEDDVLPAQDGNMTDDPLDDEGKYIIEPVGEGWSPAHRAIDGINYVIQSQFRGVFHSYGSIPLADRQEWFRMFKEKCTWDARHEQHIQKRFDSHCSKHLGDILSQVRNTRKKPQWMKVEDWIELLAYWDTPSFKNISARNKANRTSSKGRTDTGGYQDFTDVAKDLAKKFGREPYPDEFFLAANKYNYTGHWMDSCAPKTYEEYQLRLLKRQTQVGEASSSRVTQESRVDILNEVAKGKISGQVYGIADKAANLPTKATSLTQESGAPPSSSEASEEIDKAQQ, from the exons ATGAATCCTCAAG GTGACTCATCTGGAACGAGCCCTCATCTATCGATTGAATTACTGGAGAAGCTGCTTCCTTCTTTTCTCCTCGCTGCGGAAAATAGGCAAGGGAATAACGAGCTTCCTTTATTTCCCTCTGCTAATGTTCCTCCTCGTGAAACTTTTGATGTAGCATTGGGATCCAATGTTCCGCTATCAAGTTCCCATGCTGGAACTTCTCAAAATCCTTCCAGCTATATTGATTTGTCATTAAGGCTAGGCCCTCCCAATCAGGGTCCTGTAAGATCTCCTGCTATGAATTCATGTAACATTTTTGCAGCAAGACATGCAGTGCGAATGCAGGGCATGCATGGACAAACCAACAAGAGAGGTTTTCCGGACCATGCTTTAGGAGATAATCATGTGGGTAGCATGGGTCAACTGGCATTACTGGCCAAACGACGTGCTACTGAGTCTCACATCAGTGCAAGCAACTATGTGAACCCATCACCACCATTTTCTCAGATGCAGCAACTATTCGGTAAAACTACACCCGTTCAAG CACTTACAGTAGGACAAGGAGGTCTAAAAGATAAGGGGAAGGCAATTgagtcatcatcatcatcaagcCCCTATCGCCAGATAGGATTACCTGCTCAAGCATACATGCAAGAGCGTCTCCAGTATCGTCCAATAGGTTCTCCACCATTACTGCACGACCTCGCTCATGGACCACCACCTGTGGCACCAGGCATCTCCATGCTGCCAAAGCTGTGCCCTTTTTTATTTGAGCAGAGACTTGACAACGAGAACACAAAGAATGCTCAGAATGAGAAACTGGATTACGCTGATTTGCAGGCAGACATGCTTTTGAGTGACTCTGAAagtgaggaagaggaggaggaaacTGATGAGGAGGACCAAGAAGATGATGTTCTTCCTGCCCAAGATGGAAACATGACGGATGATCCTCTTGATGATGAAGGAAAGTACATCATAGAACCTGTTGGGGAAGG CTGGAGTCCTGCACATCGCGCAATTGATGGCATTAATTATGTCATTCAATCCCAGTTCCGAGGTGTCTTCCATTCCTACGGCTCTATCCCGTTAGCTGATAGACAAGAATGGTTTCGCATGTTCAAG GAAAAATGCACTTGGGATGCTCGCCATGAGCAACATATCCAGAAGAGATTTGATTCGCATTGCTCAAAACATCTTGGAGACATCCTTTCACAGGTGAGGAACACTAGGAAGAAGCCGCAGTGGATGAAAGTGGAAGATTGGATTGAGCTTCTGGCCTATTGGGATACCCCAAGCTTCAAGAACATTTCCGCCAGAAACAAGGCCAATCGGACCTCCAGCAAAGGTCGAACAGACACTGGGGGCTACCAGGATTTTACTGATGTGGCCAAAGATTTG GCCAAGAAGTTTGGTCGAGAGCCCTACCCTGATGAGTTTTTCTTGGCTGCAAACAAGTACAATTATACAGGCCATTGGATGGATAGTTGCGCTCCAAAGACATAT GAGGAGTATCAGCTTCGTCTTTTAAAACGACAGACCCAGGTTGGTGAGGCCTCCTCCTCCAGGGTAACACAGGAGAGTAGGGTTGACATATTGAATGAGGTTGCCAAAGGAAAAATCAGTGGTCAAGTTTATGGCATCGCAGACAAAGCTGCAAATCTCCCTACTAAGGCAACATCACTGACTCAAGAGTCTGGTGCTCCTCCTTCATCTAGCGAAGCTTCTGAGGAGATAGATAAAGCTCAGCAATAA
- the LOC108338842 gene encoding E3 ubiquitin-protein ligase MBR2 codes for MNPEGGGSVGEANENNQNEEGLLEEGFGEAEVNVPEQGENNNGVSVHETLNAVALNSNISSSSFHVGSSSNTANIPRKRNLCSSGQFYEGESSNMGQQQTGEAKRLATESGVGANNINVSQHNTGTPIPPPNTGANRNENTDTGRRASYAAHPQQRLRSVQPISFLGSSFVPSATTTVSGVTVRTTPLTRCPHPRVDIIIPFYEHGSTSTWAPPQGTPGMNHYAAGSSSGTQNNQTSQQTPPSALPPNIISPELRTRLPSEVRSILDSLSNGGGLIFEIENPEPSTGLSLQTIMQHMERETWVDVDGDGPVEHPQRCTICLEDFDNGSEIGKMQLCDHKFHFDCIKQWLMQKNICPVCRRVALERHLNSPNVEYGYFFL; via the exons ATGAATCCTGAAG GTGGCGGATCAGTTGGAGAAGCTAACGAAAACAACCAAAATGAGGAAGGGCTCCTTGAAGAAGGGTTTGGTGAGGCAGAAGTGAATGTCCCTGAACAAGGTGAAAACAACAATGGTGTTTCTGTTCATGAAACCCTTAATGCTGTAGCACTGAATTCTAACATCTCCTCTTCAAGCTTCCATGTTGGAAGCAGCTCGAACACCGCGAACAttccaagaaaaagaaacttGTGTAGTTCTGGACAATTTTACGAGGGTGAAAGTTCAAACATGGGTCAACAGCAGACAGGAGAGGCTAAAAGGCTTGCTACTGAGTCTGGGGTTGGAGCTAACAACATTAATGTGAGCCAACACAATACAGGAACACCCATTCCACCACCCAATACTGGTGCTAACAGAAACGAGAATACTGATACTGGGAGAAGAGCTTCTTATGCTGCACATCCTCAGCAACGCTTACGTTCTGTTCAGCCTATATCTTTTCTGGGTAGTTCATTCGTGCCCAGTGCTACCACCACTGTGAGCGGCGTAACCGTGAGGACTACCCCTCTCACCCGCTGTCCACACCCAAGAGTTGATATTATAATTCCGTTTTATGAACATGGTAGCACTTCAACTTGGGCTCCCCCACAGGGCACACCAGGAATGAACCATTATGCTGCAGGAAGCAGTTCTGGCACTCAGAACAATCAAACTTCTCAGCAAACACCACCATCTGCACTCCCACCCAATATTATTTCTCCTGAGTTGAGAACAAGACTTCCATCTGAG gtTCGATCTATCTTGGATTCTCTAAGCAATGGTGGTGGTCTAATCTTTGAG ATAGAGAACCCTGAACCATCTACGGGACTAAGTCTCCAAACGATCATGCAACACATGGAGCGTGAGACTTGGGTGGATGTTGATGGAGATGGCCCAGTAGAGCATCCACAAAGATGCACCATATGTTTG GAAGACTTTGACAACGGATCAGAAATCGGGAAGATGCAGTTATGTGATCACAAGTTTCACTTTGATTGCATCAAACAGTGGCTCATGCAGAAGAACATTTGCCCTGTGTGCAGAAGAGTTGCATTGGAAAGGCATCTGAACAGCCCAAATGTAGAATATGgttatttctttctttaa